In Prunus dulcis chromosome 1, ALMONDv2, whole genome shotgun sequence, the following are encoded in one genomic region:
- the LOC117616710 gene encoding protein SIEVE ELEMENT OCCLUSION B-like yields MLGLANNVVTKVASVVTGHHELSLFSMSDKKILDEIYATHHVNVDTSFDDDSLFGIVENILKHATQTVDKIVQGTQVHVENIEEHTPKASFSTPLCTLKSIASEMHCKPPSEEVAHKTTLAILNKLSSYSWEAKAVLTLAAFAMEYGEFWLLAQLQESHRLAKSISILKRVPFLLKPSNLQKRRQAVLELNNLIKTTLQVIEIFDQFDKLSSYDPKDVPELASAMDHIPVDVYWAIVTVVACATKVTILTSDVEKEHDLAPYAQKIHFVLNKLKIQLKICRTQIEEAETYRKLKKTFRTPTEVKEVFKALIFTKDNVQPLIDGSTKQTVEIDILRKKNILLFISSLEISDDDISILKPIYESTKKDNQHKIVWVPIVEQWTDDLRKKFETLRLKMPWYTVQNPATIAGIRFIKEEWNFKGKPTLVVMNPQGKVEHSNAFHMIRVWGTQAFPFTETTEKELSNSHGHKWVGNVVKEIHPTLPNMMKDDKYVFFYGGKDNEWINQFTKKATAFVNDPIFKEAKIHIELFCVGKGSKGEDDHGILGRFWTGIESLFHTKIHKEPDSVSQEIQKLLSYKNESGWAVLSKGHSLVVTGHGVSILKVIEDFDKWKDHVKEKGFEFCFTTYHEKIRVANRPCCRLDIPGSTGKVPETMKCPDCHRSMETFISYKCCHIDGPNAHH; encoded by the exons ATGCTAGGCTTAGCAAACAATGTGGTTACCAAGGTGGCCTCAGTCGTCACTGGTCACCATGAACTTAGCCTGTTTTCCATGTCTGACAAGAAAATCTTGGACGAAATTTATGCAACTCATCATGTAAATGTTGATACTTCCTTTGATGACGATTCTCTTTTCGGCATTGTTGAAAACATCCTCAAGCATGCAACCCAAACTGTTGACAAAATTGTGCAG GGTACCCAAGTGCACGTGGAAAACATAGAGGAGCACACTCCCAAAGCCAGTTTCAGTACACCATTGTGCACACTTAAGTCAATAGCCAGCGAG ATGCACTGCAAACCTCCTAGTGAGGAAGTCGCCCACAAAACTACCCTGGCAATACTGAACAAGCTGTCAAGCTATTCATGGGAAGCAAAGGCAGTGTTGACTCTGGCAGCTTTTGCTATGGAATATGGGGAATTCTGGCTCCTTGCCCAGCTTCAGGAATCGCACCGACTTGCCAAATCAATTTCAATCCTGAAGAGAGTCCCTTTCCTCCTCAAGCCATCAAACCTGCAAAAAAGAAGGCAAGCAGTGCTTGAGCTTAACAACTTGATCAAGACTACATTGCAAGTTATCGAGATCTTCGATCAGTTCGATAAGCTTTCTAGTTATGACCCAAAAGATGTGCCGGAGTTGGCATCAGCAATGGACCATATTCCAGTGGATGTGTATTGGGCTATTGTGACTGTTGTTGCTTGTGCAACTAAGGTCACTATTCTTACCAGTGATGT GGAGAAGGAACATGACCTAGCCCCATATGCTCAAAAAATCCACTTCGTCCTGAACAAGCTTAAGATACAGCTGAAAATTTGCAGAACACAGATTG AGGAGGCGGAGACTTACCGGAAGCTCAAGAAAACCTTTCGAACCCCTACTGAAGTAAAGGAGGTTTTCAAGGCCCTGATCTTTACCAAGGACAATGTTCAGCCACTGATTGATGGTTCCACTAAACAAACG GTTGAGATCGACATCctgaggaagaagaacatACTACTGTTCATTTCAAGCCTTGAAATCTCCGATGATGATATTTCTATCCTCAAACCGATTTACGAGTCCACTAAGAAAGACAATCAGCATAAGATTGTGTGGGTTCCCATTGTCGAGCAGTGGACCGATGACCTGAGAAAGAAGTTTGAGACCCTGAGGCTGAAGATGCCATGGTACACAGTGCAGAACCCTGCAACCATTGCCGGCATCAGGTTCATCAAGGAGGAGTGGAACTTCAAGGGTAAGCCTACATTGGTGGTGATGAACCCACAAGGAAAGGTCGAACATTCCAACGCATTCCACATGATTCGGGTTTGGGGAACTCAGGCCTTCCCTTTCACAGAAACAACCGAAAAAGAACTCTCAAATTCTCATGGACATAAATGGGTTGGCAATGTAGTCAAAGAGATTCACCCGACTCTACCCAACATG ATGAAGGACGATAAGTACGTTTTCTTCTATGGAGGCAAAGACAATGAGTGGATTAACCAATTCACAAAGAAAGCAACTGCCTTTGTAAACGACCCCATCTTCAAGGAAGCAAAGATTCACATTGAGCTGTTTTGCGTGGGGAAAGGCAGCAAGGGAGAAGACGACCATGGCATCCTCGGGCGCTTCTGGACTGGCATAGAAAGCTTGTTTCACACCAAGATTCACAAGGAGCCCGACTCAGTCTCACAAGAAATCCAGAAGTTGCTTTCTTACAAGAACGAAAGTGGATGGGCGGTGCTAAGCAAAGGGCATTCTTTGGTGGTCACTGGTCATGGTGTCTCAATCTTGAAGGTCATAGAGGACTTTGACAAATGGAAGGACCATGTGAAAGAGAAGGGCTTTGAGTTTTGCTTCACAACATACCATGAGAAGATTCGTGTTGCAAATCGTCCTTGCTGCCGCCTTGACATTCCAGGCTCTACTGGGAAGGTCCCGGAAACAATGAAATGTCCCGATTGCCACCGTAGTATGGAAACTTTTATCAGTTACAAGTGCTGCCACATTGATGGTCCTAATGCCCACCATTGA